The genomic segment AATTCCAGCCCGCGGGGCCAACCCGCAGCGAGGTATCGCGAGCGGGAGTCTGGAAGAGCGAGCCCTGCGAGGCCGATTTCATAGGTTAGCCGAAGATGACTCCAACCGGCGCTCCCGGACCGAGATGCAGCTCCGCTGCCGCCGATCGGTCGCGCATCACGATTTCGAGATAGCCGCTGGAACCGGGTATGACAAACAGTTCGCCTCGCGCGCCCTCGCCGAAAGACCTCTTGAAAATAGTGATCTCTCGCTGTCCGGCAACGACCTTGCATGCGCGGTTCCCGGTGCTGCCGTATACCGGAACATCGTCAGGCTTGAGGTTGGTGACCAGGTTGCCGAAGTTGTCGACTGCGAGTACCGCTCCCTGGACGAGCGCATCCCGGACCCGGGTCACTGCCGGAATCTGCAGGCGCGCGGGCTGCTTCAATTCCGGCCCGAACTGCGGCAGGGTGATGTCCCGGCTGAGCCACGCTGCCACCGGGGCGAAGATGTCGCGCCCGTGAAAGGTCGAGGAAACGGGCTTGCGAAAATAGTGATCCGCAGCGATCTCGTGCGCGACGAAACCGTCTTCGCGATCCAACACATAGGTGAGAATGCCGTTGTCGGGGGCCACAAAGAAGTGCCCGCCAGCCGACACCACCAGTGCCTTGCGCGCGGTTCCCACGCCCGGATCAACCACGGCCACATGGATGGTGCCGAGAGGAAAATAGGAATAGGCCTGCGCAAGCGTGAATGCCCCGCTGTGGATGTCATGGGGCGAAACCAGGTGGCTGATGTCCACAAAGGCAAGGTCTGGATTCACCCCCAGCATGACCCCCTTCATCGCGGCGACGAAGGAGTCTCTCAGCCCGAAGTCGGTTAGCAGCGTAATCAGTCGTGTCGTAGTCGCCATAGTCTGCACGCCTCATGAGAAGTATTATACAGGTACTATAACTCCGATCTCCCCGTCGCCGGTTGCGAATCTTGCAGGTTGGGCCTGCCGTTCTCCCGTAGCAGCCTGTCGGGATCCTGGTGCCATCGGGGTCATGCTGTTATGCTTGTCCTCAACCTTGACTTGCCGGATGCCCTTGGTTATGTTTTGATTCTCGGGTGCGTTGCCGACTGGTGGGAATCGGATTCCCGAAGCGAATGGAACCGGGCTGGACGCAGCACCGGACATGGCAGCGGCGCACGAAGGAGAGTCCGTGAAGCCGCGTATCTATCTTGATAACAGTGCCACCACCCGCATCGATGACCGGGTGCTGGAAGCGATGCTGCCATATCTGCGGGAGCGCTTCGGCAACGCCGGTTCGATCCATAGCTTCGGACAGGAAGCCAGGGCGGCGGTAGAGGACGCGCGCCGCGCGGTGGCGGAGCTCCTGGGCGCCGACACGCGCGAAATCGTGTTTACCTCGGGGGGCACCGAATCGGACAACGCGGCGCTCTGGGGCGTCTGGCGCAGCGGCCATCGCACCGGCAACCACATCATCACCTCGAAGATCGAGCACCCGGCGGTGCTGTCGACCTGCAAGGCGCTCGAGTCGGCAGGAGCGGAAGTGACCTGCCTTCCCGTGGATTCTTCGGGGCGCGTTGATCCCGAGCGCGTGGCGGCGGCCATCCGCGATACCACTATCCTGATCTCGATCATGCACGCCAACAACGAGACCGGGATCATCCAGCCCATTAAAGAAATCGGCTCCCTGGCGCGGGAACGCGGCATACTCCTGCATACCGACGCGGTCCAGTCGCTGGGAAAGATACCCGTGCAGGTGCAGGAGCTGGGCGCAGATTTGGTTTCTGTCTCCGGGCACAAGATCCACGCGCCCAAGGGCGTAGGTGCTCTCTGGGTCCGCGGCGGGGTTAAACTCGTGCCTTTCCTGACCGGCGGCGCGCATGAGCGCCGGCGCCGGGCCGGCACCGAGAATGTCCCGGCCGTTGTGGGCTTCGGCGTAGCGGCGCATCTTGCGCTCGAGCGGCTGCCGGAGATGGGAACGCGTGTCGCCGCGCTGCGCGATCGGCTGGAGAGCCGGATCAAGAGCGGCGTCGCGGGCGTTCATACCAACGGTGATGTCGAAAATCGTCTTCCCAACCTGGCAAACCTGGCATTCGAAAGGGTAGAAGGAGAGGCCGCGGTCATCGCCCTGGATCTTGCAGGGGTGGCGGTTTCGACCGGTTCGGCCTGTTCTTCCGGGTCGCTCGACCCGTCTCATGTCCTTGTGGGCATGGGGCTGCGTTCGGAAATTGTGCAGGGGTCGCTACGTTTCAGCCTCTGCTATCACAACACGGTTGAGGAAATCGACGGCACCGTCGAGATTCTCTCGGAAGTGGTGGGCCGGTTGCGCGGGCTCGCGCGGCGCGGCCAGGATAGAACGACTTCGGATCTCCGGATTTTGGCCTCCGATGTGCGGCGAGCCTCGGAAGCCCCGGATGCCTGATGTCGGATGCTTGATGTTTTCACGCATGGGGCTTATGGCGACTAGAGATTTCCACGAACGAAGCATCGATAACGTTACCATCCTGACGGTCGAGCGGGGATTGAAAGGAGCGCTCGAATCGCTCCTGAAGGATCGCATCGACGAGCTGGTGCAGGCGGGACGACTGCAGATTGTCGTCGATCTGAAGCAGGTCCCTTATCTCGATTCGAGTGACATCGGGCGGATCATACGCGCGCACCTTTCGGTGCGCCGCGCGGGCGGGCGCGTGCGCCTGTGCAATCTGGCGGAAAGAGTGCTTGCCGTCTTGAAGCTGACCCGGCTCGATACGATTCTCGATCTCTATCCGACGGAGAAGGATGCCCTGGCCGGCATTCTGCAAGGGAAGCCGCAGCCGACATCCGCCGTCGCCGAGGAATCGGTGTGACGGCAGCGCGGGACCTCCAGGGGATGCTTTTGAGCTTCGCTTTCTTGACCCGTTGTGCCAAACATGATACAAGCTTCAGCGCTACAAGCCAGCGTAGCTCAGTTGGTAGAGCAACTGATTCGTAATCAGTAGGTCCCCGGTTCAAGTCCGGGCGCTGGCTCCATAGATTCAACGGTTTGCAGCCACAGCGAAAAGAGCCTAAATCCGGTAGCAATCACATAGCAATCAGGTGCGGAACTTGCTACCAGCCCCCAACTTCCTTAATTCCCGTGAGCGGCCCCAGGTCCAAATCCGCCCGAAAGCGCCGCGGATCGTGCTCAAAGATCGTGTATAAAAGGCGCCGGCATCCAGCCAAGTCCAGGCCGTTCCCCCGGTTTGTCTGCCGGCATCCCGCACACAATGGATAGGCGAACATCCGCCCCGCGGCCCCGGTTGGCCGACTCTCTGGCGCCAGGTCCGGCCCGGATCGCCCGCAGATGGCGCAACGCTCGGGGGCCGGACCCCTCTGCTCGAAAAAACCGCTTTCGGGATGTTTGGGCATTTTGCCCTCAGAAACTTTACGCTGTACTGCCCCAGGAGCCCCGATCGCCACGAGGCCCTTATCGTCTACCACCACTCGTTTCCGCAGCCCATCCAACACGAGTCGGCCCGCTTTCCGGGTATCCTTTCGTCTATGCTGAGGGGCCAGTAAGCGCAGTCAGACCATACACCCTCGCTCAAAATCGTTGCCTGTTCCGACCCGGCAAGTAGCAGTTTGGCAATGCCTTCAGAATCCAGGGTCATCAATTGCTCGTTAAATTCGGGCGAAACTTCATATAAGACAGTCCGCGTATAAGGGATGGCCCGGCCGTGAATCCGCTGGCATTCATCCATGAGAGTCTGTTGCAGAAGCGCCCGGGCTGTTCTGGCCTCGCTTTCCAGTTCCTCCGCCTGCTTCTTTAGTTTTTTGGCATCATCTTCTATGCTGTTGATTCTGTGTTGCTCCTCGCCATAGAATTCTGCCTCTTTCAGTGCTTCCAGATTTTGCGGCATTGCAATGCCCGCAGCGTTCGGTCCTAGAAACAGCTCCCAGCGCGGTTCATCGGGTTTCTTGAAGACTTTTACCGGGCGGCCGTCGATCTTCGGCGCCGGTCCGGTGAAAACCCTGGTGACGGATTGCGCTCTCTCTTCCATTTTGCACTGGCGCACGGCTGCAGGCGGTTTCATTTTTTCCCGCACGATTTTGTCAATGAGGTTGCGCTGCATTTCCGGCTCTTTGTGGCTGAATCCGGCCGCCACCGAAACCGCGATCTTTCCCTGCTCAACGGCGTCTATCAGATCTGGCGTGCCGTGATCCAGCACTTTGCGGGCGCTTCTGGTGGTGCGTTCGGAGACGTTGAGCATTTTGGCGGCTTCAGCCTGTGTTGGCACCTCGGCAAATTTGCCTACCTGGCGCTCGCCATCCTTCAGCGTCGCCACCCTCGCCGCAACGATGCCCCGTTGACTTTCGTCAAGATGCCGGCGGTGAAGGTTCAGCGAGATCACATAGGCCAACGGAGATCCATTGCCCTCGAAGTGTCTGAATGTCGGCTTAACGCCAGCCTCTAGGCAGGCCCGATACCGATTGCGACCGTCGAGGATTTTGCCTTCGTGCAGCGTTATGGGTTCTCGCAGGCCGTTCGCTTTTATGTCTGCGATCAGAGTGTCAAGCTCCTGGCCTTGCATCATTGGAAACAAGTTCGCTATCGGGTGAAATTCAAGTTCGCTCATTCTGGTGTAGCCTCCTGTACAATGACCAGCCGCCCCTCTTCATCCACCTCAATCCGGCAGGGTTTGCCGATCTCAAGGCGCGGGTGGGTCCGGGTCCAGAATTCGTACCTGCAGGCTGGCGTGCAGAAG from the Terriglobia bacterium genome contains:
- a CDS encoding SAM-dependent chlorinase/fluorinase, translated to MATTTRLITLLTDFGLRDSFVAAMKGVMLGVNPDLAFVDISHLVSPHDIHSGAFTLAQAYSYFPLGTIHVAVVDPGVGTARKALVVSAGGHFFVAPDNGILTYVLDREDGFVAHEIAADHYFRKPVSSTFHGRDIFAPVAAWLSRDITLPQFGPELKQPARLQIPAVTRVRDALVQGAVLAVDNFGNLVTNLKPDDVPVYGSTGNRACKVVAGQREITIFKRSFGEGARGELFVIPGSSGYLEIVMRDRSAAAELHLGPGAPVGVIFG
- a CDS encoding cysteine desulfurase; the protein is MAAAHEGESVKPRIYLDNSATTRIDDRVLEAMLPYLRERFGNAGSIHSFGQEARAAVEDARRAVAELLGADTREIVFTSGGTESDNAALWGVWRSGHRTGNHIITSKIEHPAVLSTCKALESAGAEVTCLPVDSSGRVDPERVAAAIRDTTILISIMHANNETGIIQPIKEIGSLARERGILLHTDAVQSLGKIPVQVQELGADLVSVSGHKIHAPKGVGALWVRGGVKLVPFLTGGAHERRRRAGTENVPAVVGFGVAAHLALERLPEMGTRVAALRDRLESRIKSGVAGVHTNGDVENRLPNLANLAFERVEGEAAVIALDLAGVAVSTGSACSSGSLDPSHVLVGMGLRSEIVQGSLRFSLCYHNTVEEIDGTVEILSEVVGRLRGLARRGQDRTTSDLRILASDVRRASEAPDA
- a CDS encoding STAS domain-containing protein gives rise to the protein MATRDFHERSIDNVTILTVERGLKGALESLLKDRIDELVQAGRLQIVVDLKQVPYLDSSDIGRIIRAHLSVRRAGGRVRLCNLAERVLAVLKLTRLDTILDLYPTEKDALAGILQGKPQPTSAVAEESV
- a CDS encoding ParB/RepB/Spo0J family partition protein, encoding MSELEFHPIANLFPMMQGQELDTLIADIKANGLREPITLHEGKILDGRNRYRACLEAGVKPTFRHFEGNGSPLAYVISLNLHRRHLDESQRGIVAARVATLKDGERQVGKFAEVPTQAEAAKMLNVSERTTRSARKVLDHGTPDLIDAVEQGKIAVSVAAGFSHKEPEMQRNLIDKIVREKMKPPAAVRQCKMEERAQSVTRVFTGPAPKIDGRPVKVFKKPDEPRWELFLGPNAAGIAMPQNLEALKEAEFYGEEQHRINSIEDDAKKLKKQAEELESEARTARALLQQTLMDECQRIHGRAIPYTRTVLYEVSPEFNEQLMTLDSEGIAKLLLAGSEQATILSEGVWSDCAYWPLSIDERIPGKRADSCWMGCGNEWW